CATGGATGAGCTTGAGGACCTGCTCCGCTTGAAAGCGTGGGACCAAGATCAGCATGCCGCCGGTATACATCGACTGATTCATGAGGACGGTCATGCCGAACACGTGGAAAAACGGCAGGACGGCCAGATAGCGCTCCTTGCCCCGCTGCAGCTTGTACGTCCACAGCGAACTCTGAATCGCGTTCGAGACCAGGTTGTAATGGGTGAGCATCGCGCCTTTCGGCGTACCTGTGGTTCCTCCCGTGTACTGAATGAGGGCCACGTCTTCCAGCGGATCGATCTCGACCCGCGGCACCTCGGGCGTCGCGCTGTTCAGGCAGTGTTTCCAGGCGAGCACGCGCTCACCGTAGGGCACCTTGGGCACCCCACCCTGCCGGCTTTGCTGAAGCGGATACAAAAGCGACTTGACGGGCGGAAGGTAATCGCGGATCGACGTGACGACGTAGTACTCCACGGGCAACTCGCCTTCGACCGCCTCTACCCGGGACCACAGTTCGTCGAGCGTCACCAAGACCCGCGCGCCACAATCCTCGAGCTGATGCTTCAGTTCCCTGGGCGTGTACATGGGGTTGTGCTGGACGACCGTGAGCCCCGCCAGCAGCGCTCCGTAGTACGCGATCACCGCCTGCGGGCAGTTCGGCAACATGATGGCGAGGCGATCCCCCTTGTTGAGGGGAATCGCTCGCATCGCGTTCGCAAATCGACAACACGCGTCCAGCAGGTCGCGGTACGTCATCTTGTACCCAAAGAACCACAGGGCAGGCCGATCGGGATAAGCCTCCGCCGAGTGTAACAAAAACGATGCCAGGTTCTCGCGCGGATAGTCGTAGGTGCTCGGCACTTCCGGCGGATAGTGCTTCAACCACGGCCTTTCCATCCACAATCCCTTCCCTTCGCGGCTTGTCAGCAGACGTAACCTTCAGCTTCAATCACGCGTTCTGCAATCTGGCGGTCGAGCGCGATCACGTCGACTTCCGAACGGCGCGTCAGCCGCTTCAGGATGGACAGTTGCATCTTCAGCGCGTCGCCCTGGCTCACGTGGGCCAGGCTCTCCTTGGCCGCCTGTTCGACCTTCGCAATGGCGTCTTGGACAAACGCGCGGGTCATGGCGATCTTCAGCGCGGCCTGCGACTCACCCGCAGAAGCCACTTGCTGCATCGCGCGCAGGTAGGCGCTCTCCGCCGCGAACGCCTGGATCGCGATATCCGCCAGGTTGGCCAAGATCTCCTGCTCGTCGTTCACGCGGGCCTGCAGCGCTTGCGCAGCCAAGCCGCCGACCATGAGGAAGACCTTCTTCATGTTCTCGATGAGCTGCTTCTCCTCAGCCAGCACACCCTCAGGCGGCGTGAGGCCCGGCACCATCTGCATCAGCTCCGCCTGGAGCGCCTGCGCCTTTTGGAATAGCGGCAGCTCGCCCTTCATCGCGCGGCGCAGCATCGTGCCAGGAATGAGCATCCGGTTGATCTCGTTCGTGCCCTCGAAAATGCGATTGATGCGCGCATCCCGATACATCTGTTCGACGCCGTACTCTTTGATGAACCCCGCGCCACCGTGAATTTGCACGGCCTCATCCACCACGAAGTCAAGGACCTCGGAGCCAAACACTTTGTTGATGGAGCACTCAATCGCATACTCAGCGATGGCCTTGGCCGACTGAACCCCGGAGTCCGGCTTGGTCACGTCGACCGTCTCGAGAATGGCATCGAGCAGTCCAGCGGTCCGGTACACGACGCTCTCCAGCGCGTAGATTTGCGTGTTCATCCGGGCCAGTTTGCGCTGAATCAGCGGGAACTCCGACAGTTTCTTGCCGAACTGCTTGCGTTCGTTCGCGTATTTCGCCGACGTCTCGAGCGCAATCTTCGATCCGCCAAGCGCACCCGCACCCAGCTTGAAGCGGCCAATGTTCAAGATATTGAACGCAATCTGATGCCCTTTGCCGATTTCAAACAGCAGATTCTCGACCGGCACCTTGACGTCTTCCAGAATGACCTGGCGCGTCGACGAGCCCTTAATGCCCATCTTCTGCTCCTCTGGTCCGAAGCTCACGCCGGGCATCGTGCGCTCGACGATGAACGCGCTGAAGTGCTGCCCGTCGACCTTCGCGTAGACCACGAATACATCGGCAAAACCGGCGTTCGTGATGTATTGCTTCGTCCCATTCAGGATGTAATACTTGCCGTCCTCCGACAGCGTCGCCGTCGTCCGGGCGCCGAGCGCGTCGGAACCGGAGTTGGGCTCCGTCAAGCAGTACGCGCCGATCCACTCGCCGGTCGCGAGCTTGGGCAGGTACTTCTTCTTCTGCTCCTCGTTGCCGAAGTAGACGATGGGCAGCGTCCCAATGCCGGTATGCGCGCCGAACGACAGGCCGAACGATCCGCCGCGCGACACGTGCTCGTTGATCAGCGTCGCGCTCACCTTGTCAAGGCCGAGTCCTCCGTAGGCCTCCGGAACCTCGGCGGACAACAGGCCGAGATCGGCGGCCTTGCGCAGCAATTTCACCGTGAGCTCGTAGTTCAGCGATTCAATCTCCTCGTGATGCGGCACGACCCCCGATTCGATGAAGTTCTTCGTCGTCTCCGCAATCATCTTCTGTTCTTCGGTGAAGCCCTCGGGCGTCACGATGGCCGTCGGTTCAAGCTCCTCGATGACGAACGCGCCACCTTTGACAATCGTCTTGTTTTCCATGTCATCTTCACTCCTCATGCAATGAAATGTTAGGGCTTATGGACTTCAAACACGCCGGCCGCGCCCATGCCGCCGCCGATGCACATCGACACGACGCCGTAGCCGCCGCCGCGCCGGCGCAGCTCGTGAATCAACGTGGCGGTCAGCTTGGCGCCGGTGCACCCGAGTGGGTGCCCCAAGGCGATCGCGCCGCCGTTCACGTTGACCTTCGACGGATCGATGTCGAGTGAGCGGATCACCTGCAGGCACTGGGAAGCAAACGCCTCGTTGATCTCAAACAGATCGATGTCCGACAGCGACAGACCAGCGAGCTTCAGCGCCTTCGGAATCGCGCCCACCGGCCCAATGCCCATAATGGCCGGATCGCAGCCCGTGACGGCGAAGCTCTTGAACGTCGCAAGGGGCTTCAGTCCCAGCTTCTGTGCCTTTTCGGCCGTCATGATCACGGCGGCTGCGGCGCCGTCGCTCATCTGCGACGCGTTGCCCGCCGTGACCGTGCCCCCCACGGAGAACGCCGGCCTCAGGGTCGCGAGCGCCTCCGGCGTGGTGTCTTTCCGCACGCCCTCATCCTGCGTCACGCGAATCGCTTTCTCGTGCGGCCGCCCGTCCTCGTCGATCTCCCAGACCTTCGTCTCCACCGGGACGATCTCGTCGTCGAATTTGCCCGCCTGCTGCGCGGCGTACGCCTTCTGATGGCTCTCGTAGGCGAAGCGATCCTGATCTTCCCGGCTGACGCCGAATCGCTTCGCGACATTTTCCGCCGTGTGCCCCATCGAGATGTAGATGTCCGGCATCTCGAGCAGGATGTCCGGGTGAGGCGACGGCTTGAAGCCACTCATGGGCACGTGGCTCATCGTCTCCACGCCACCTGCCAGGGCGACTTCCGCGTGCCCCAACATCACGCGCTCGGCCGCGATCGCGATGGCCTGAAGTCCGGACGAGCAAAAGCGATTGATGGTCATCGCAGGCACGGATTGCGGCAGCCCGCTGTACAGCGAAATGATGCGCGCCACGTTCAATCCCTGCTCGCCCTCGGGCATCGCGCAGCCGAGAACGACGTCCTCGATCTCGGCCGGATCCAGCCCCTCGGCCCGCTCCACCGCCGCCTTGACCGCGTGACGCCCCAAATCTTCCACGCGCGTGTGGCGAAACACTCCGCGCTTGGCTTTTCCGACCGGCGTGCGTGCAACTGAAACAATCACAGCTTCCCGCATGGTTTCACTCCCTATCGTCGTATCCGTCGTGGATCGCGCTCAGTTGCGCAGCGGCTTCCCCGTGGCGAGCATGTGCTGCATGCGCTGGATGGTCTTCGCTTCACCGCACAAGCTGAGGAACGCCTCGCGCTCGAGATCCAGCAGGTAGTCCTCGCTCACGAGCGAATTCGCCGGCACATCTCCGCCTGCGAGCACGTGCGCCAGCTTGTAGGCGACGTGCAGGTCGTAATCGGTGATGTAACCGCCGTTCCACATTCCGCGCGCGGCCATCTGCAACGCCGCCTTGCCGTCGCGCCCCGCCACGCGGATGGCCTTCGCCTTCACGGGGGCGCGGTAACCCGTCTCCGCCATGCGCAGCACCTCGGCCTTCGCAGCGGAAATGCGCAGGTCATCGTTGTAGACGACGCGATCCGTCTCCCGCAGCCAGCCCATGTCCAGAGCCTCCGCCCCGCTCGTCGAGACCTTGGCAGTGCCGATCGCTTGGAACATGCGGCCCAGTGCAGGGACGAGATCGTCGTCTGGGCCCACGGACTCGGCCACCCGGCGGGCCGTCTCCTTGCAGCCTCCACCGCCCGGAATCACGCCGACGCCGACTTCCACAAGGCCGAAGTAGGTCTCCGCAGCCGGAAGCACGCGAGAGGAGGCCAAGCAGACTTCCACACCGCCTCCGAGCGTCATGCGGTGGGGCGCCGCCACCACAGGCACCTGGCTGTACCGCAGCGCGAGCATCGCGCGGTGGAACTGGCGAATGGAAAGGTCGATTTCGTCCCAGTCGCCCTCCTGCGCTGCCATCAAGATGAGCACCAGGTTGGCGCCGACGCAGAAGTTCTTGCCCTGATTTGCAATCACCAGGCCCGCGAAATCCTTCTCGGCGATGGCCACGCTCTTTTCGATCATCGACAGGATGTCAGGCCCAATGGCGTTGTTCTGAGAGTGAAACTCCAGGCAGGCCACGCCGTCGCCCAGATCGATGAGGCTCGCGCCCGTGTTCTGCGCGATGACCTTGCCACCCTTTTTTAGCGCCGCCAGGTCGATCACGCCCGCCGGCACGTGGATGGGCTCCGGCTTGCCGTTCACCGGCATGGTGATGCGGCCTTCCGAAGACTCGTAGAACCTCTGATGACCCTCCGCAATCCAGGCTTCCACCCACTGAGGCAGGACGAGCCCCTCCGCCTTCATCCGCTCGGCGGTCTCGACCAATCCGAGGGCATCCCACAACTCAAACGGCCCAAGGTCCCAGTTGAAGCCCCACCGCATCGCGGCGTCGATATCCTGAATCGTGTCGGCGATCTCGCCGAGCTTCTCCGCGGAGTACACCAGCACGCGCTTGACGATGTTCCACGCGAGCTCGGCATAGCGATCGCCGCCCTGAACGAGGGCCCTCGCCTTGCCGGCCGCGCCTTTGGCTTGCTTCGATGCCTCAAGCGCCGACGACGACACGTTCTTCTGTTCCCGGTACTCGAACGTGTCGAGATCGAGCACGAGAATTTGGCGCTTGCCATTGGCTTTCACGCGCTTGTAAAAGCCTTGTCCGCTCTTTTCGCCGAGCCAGCCGCGCTCGACAAGCTTCTGAATTGCCGCGGGGACCTCGAACGCGCGCCGCTCTTCGTCATTCGCGACGTTCTGGCGGACGTTGTCGGCGACGTGCACGAACGTGTCGATCCCGACGAGATCGAGGGTACGGAAGGTCGCGCTCTTGGGGCGGCCCAGCGCCGGCCCGGTGATGGCGTCCACCTCCTCAATCGTGAAGCCGCCCTTTTGCATCTCTTCAAAGGTCACCAAGAGCCCGTAGGTTCCGATCCGGTTGGCGATGAAGTTGGGCGTGTCCTTCGCCAACACGACGCCTTTGCCCAGGCGCTCCGTGCCGAACTCGCGCATGAACTCGACGATGGCCGGATCGGTGTCGCGGCCCGGAATGACCTCGAGGAGTTTCATGTAACGCGGCGGGTTGAAGAAGTGCGTGCCAAGGAAATGGCGCCGAAACGCCTCGCTGCGGCCCTCGACCATCGCGTTGATCGAAATGCCCGACGTATTCGTGCTGACGATCATCCCGTCGCGCCAGTAGGCCTCGATGCGCTCAAGCAGCTGGCGCTTGGGCTCGAGGCTCTCGACGATCACCTCGATGACCCAGTCGACCTCCGCAATGCGGTGCAGATCGTCCTCCAAATTGCCAGGCGTGATGAGCTTGGCATCCTCGGCGCGAAACAGCGGCGCCGGGCTCAACTTTTGAAGCCTGCGGATGGCCTCCGTCGCCAGGCGATTGCGGACGGCGGGATGGCTCAGCGTCAGCCCGCGCTTCTCCTCCTCCGGCGTCAGCTGCTGGGGAACGAGATCGAGAAGCAGGCTGGGAATGCCCACATTGGCGAGATGGGCGGCAATTTGCGCCCCCATCACGCCGGAACCAATGACGGCAGCTCGGCGAATTTGTCTCATCCGGCTTGAACCTCCTCATCTTCGGTCGGCTGGCGAAGGTCTTCTCCGAAGACCGACGCTGCGAGCAGCTCGGCGACATCGCGCGCTTTGACGCGATCGTCCGTCTCGGTGAGCTTCGTGCCATCCTCCATCATCGTCAGGCAGTACGGGCACGCGCTTCCGATGACGGTGGGATTCGTGGCAAGCGCCTGTTGCGTGCGCGCGAGGTTGATTCGCTTGCCGCGATTTTCCTCGATCCACATGCGCCCTCCGCCGGCGCCACAGCACATCGCGTTTTCGCGGTTGCGCTGCATCTCCACGAGCTCCACCCCTGGGATGGACTTCAAGATCTCGCGCGGCGGGTCGAAGACGCCGTTGTAGCGCCCGAGATAGCACGCGTCGTGGTACACGATCCGCTCGTTCAGGCGATGTGTCGGCCGGAGCTTGCCTTCACGAACCAACTTCGCGAGCAACTGCGTGTGGTGATACACCTCCACGCCCTCGAGCCCGAAGTCCGGATACTCGTTTTTGAGCGTGTTGAAGGTGTGCGGGCACGCGGTCACAATCTTGCGCACCCCGTATTGTTGAAACGTCGCGATGTTCTCCATGGCGAGCTGCTGGAACAGCATCTCGTTGCCAAGGCGACGCGGCGTATCACCCGAACCGTTTTCCTCGTCGCCGAGCACCGCGAAGTTCACGCCCGCCTCGTGCAACAACCGCACCACGGCATGCGTGACCTTGCGCGCCCGCCGGTCGTACGAGCCCATGGAACCCACGAAGAAGAGGTACTCAAAATCAGGGTTTTCGTGCACCGTGGGAACCGGGATATCCAGGCCCTCCATCCATTGGGCCCTGTCCTTGCGGCTCAGACCCCATGGATTCCCCTGACGCTCGATGTTCTGCATCGCGCGCTGTGCCTCTTTCGGCATGCTGCCTTCCATCAACACCAGGTAACGGCGAAGATCGATGATTTTATCCACATGTTCATTGCCGACAGGACACTGATCCTCGCAGTTGCGACAGGTCGTGCAGGCCCAGATCTCCTCTTCGGTAATCACATCCCCGATGAGGGAAAGCTCCCTCGGATCGACCTCTGTGAGCCGCCACTCTTCCTTCTGCCAGTGAAGCGTCGGTTCGATGTCCGTGACGACGTTCTCAGGGAACGTGAGGTCCTCGCCGCCAGAGGCCATCTTGTGGGCCAGGCCGTCTCGCTTCGGCAAAAGGAAACTCGGCTCAAATGCCTTCAAACCGGTCTCCGCCATCCCCTTCTCAATCAGGTGATCCCGCATCTTCACGATGAGGTGCATCGGCGACAGCGGTTTCCCTGTGTTGGATGCAGGGCAAGAGTTCGTGCAGCGCCCGCACTCGACGCAGGCGAAGAAATCGATCATCTGCTTGCGCTCAAAGTCTTCGACCTTGCCCACGCCGAACGACTCGGCGTTTTCATCCTCCAGATTCAGCGGACGCAGCTTGCCGGGTGCGCCCTTCCGATGAAGCCAGATGTTGATAGGCGCGACCATGAGGTGAAAGTGTTTCGACTGCGGCACGTACACCAAAAACGTCAGCAACACCATCAAATGCAGCCACCAGAAGACGTAGAACCCGATCTCCCCGCCTTTCGGGCCCACGCTCCAAAGGGCAGATGCGATGAGAGAGGACACAGGTGCCCACCAAGCGCCGGGCTCCTGTTGCCACACGCGCTCGAAGGAGAGATCCATGAGAACGCAAATCATCAAGCTCGCAATCAAGATGAGGACGATGCTCGGCTTGAAGCCCCGCTTGAGGCGCTTCAGGCGCTCACCGTAGCGGCGGTACGCCGCGTACGCCGTCGCGGCCAGGACCAAGATCGCCACCCATTCCTGAGTGAACGAAAAGGTCTCGTATGCCGGGTAGGGGATGTGGTGGCCGAGCGTCAGGCCCTTCACGATGATGTCCAAGGCGCCGAACTGCAGCACGATAAAGCCGTAGAACATGACGAAGTGCATGACACCGCTTTTCGCGTCCTTGAACAGCTTTTTCTGCCCAAAGACCTGCGAGAAAAATTCGCCGAAGTCCGGGCGCGGATCCAAGGCAACGGGTTTCCCCAACATGACATAGCGATATCGCCGGTAGACGACCGTGACAAACAGGTACAGCGCGTACGCAACCGCGGCCGCAAAGGCGATATCATTGATGGCTAACAACACGTTTCCTCACTTCCCTTCTCCAAGCTCATCCGTTTGTGCTCATCCCTCATGCCGCCTCAGCGGATGAGGTAGCCGCAACCGCTTACAGCCCTCGGGTAAAAAAAGCGATTGCATCGTTGACATTCTCGCCCACGCCATTTACTATGGGGGTACGAAAATGAATGAGCGTTCATTCATTGCTTGACTCGATATTAACACCGAGGTGAATTCATGACAAGTGGATTGGCGGAGAAAAGGAGAGAAAAGTACGAAGCAATTCTCAAAGCGGCGCTGAAAGTGTTTGCAGAACACGGATTTTTCAACTCTCAGGTTTCCAAAATCGCCCGCGAAGCAGGCGTGGCGGACGGGACCATTTATCTGTACTTTAAAAACAAGGAGGACATTTTGATCTCGCTGTTTCGGGAGAAGCTTGGGAGCCTCGTGCGCAAGTTTCACGAACACGTGCACGAGGATGATCGCGCAGACGACGCCATTCGCAAAATCTGCGAGCTTCATTTCACCGAACTCGAGAAAGATGTTCAACTTGCCAAAGTCACGCAGCTGGAGCTGCGCCAGAGTTCGCGCGAACTGCACAGCGAAATCAGCAACGCGCTCAAGCCTTACATTCAGCTGATTGAAGATGTGCTCGTTCGGGGCATCGAACAAGGCATTTTTCGGCGCGACCTGGACGTCAAGCTCACGCGGCTGCTGATCTTTGGGGCCATGGACGAAGTGGTATCGTCCTGGCTCATCTCGGGCCGACGATATTCTCTGTCCGCCCAGGTCGACAAAACCGTCGACTTTTTCCTGCGAGGTCTGCGCGCCTGATCGGGCGGGGCCAAGCAACGAAGACTCTCAACTTTATCTGCAGGAGGTTGTGAACGATGCATGTTGTGGTCCTCATGAAGCAGACGTTCGACACAGAAGAGCGCATCCGGCTCGTGGATGGCAAAATCGCAGAGGACGGCGTCAAGTGGATTATCAACCCCTATGACGAGTATGCTGTCGAAGAAGCCATTCAGTTGAAAGAGAAGCAGGATGCAACGGTCACAGTCATGACGGTGGGCAGCGAGAATTCCACGCAGGCGCTGCGCACGGCGCTCGCGATGGGCGCGGATGAAGCCGTGCTGATCGAAGCGCCCGAGCTCACCGACGAGCGCGCCATTGCGAAAGCCATTGTCGCGTATCTGAAGGACAAGTCGTTTGATGTCCTGCTCGCAGGCAACTTCTCCGTCGACAACGGAGCAGGCCAAGTGGCGATTCGCGTTGCGCATCAGCTCGACCTCCCCCACAT
This is a stretch of genomic DNA from Alicyclobacillus vulcanalis. It encodes these proteins:
- a CDS encoding long-chain-fatty-acid--CoA ligase, giving the protein MERPWLKHYPPEVPSTYDYPRENLASFLLHSAEAYPDRPALWFFGYKMTYRDLLDACCRFANAMRAIPLNKGDRLAIMLPNCPQAVIAYYGALLAGLTVVQHNPMYTPRELKHQLEDCGARVLVTLDELWSRVEAVEGELPVEYYVVTSIRDYLPPVKSLLYPLQQSRQGGVPKVPYGERVLAWKHCLNSATPEVPRVEIDPLEDVALIQYTGGTTGTPKGAMLTHYNLVSNAIQSSLWTYKLQRGKERYLAVLPFFHVFGMTVLMNQSMYTGGMLILVPRFQAEQVLKLIHEFKPTVFPGTPTMYIALMNHPNRSRYDLSSIEVCVSGAAPLPHEVQAQWEKLTGGKLVEGYGLTEASPITHANNFWAARKPGSIGIPFPDTEARVVDPDGNPLPVGEIGELAVRGPQVMKGYWNRPDETASVLRNGWLYTGDLAKMDEDGYFYIVDRKKDIIIAGGYNIYPREVEEVLYEHPAVAEAAVVGVEDPYRGQTVKAFIQLKPGMQVTEQELDDWCRANLAAYKVPRAYEFRDSLPKSAVGKILRRALTEETTRQA
- a CDS encoding electron transfer flavoprotein subunit beta/FixA family protein, producing MHVVVLMKQTFDTEERIRLVDGKIAEDGVKWIINPYDEYAVEEAIQLKEKQDATVTVMTVGSENSTQALRTALAMGADEAVLIEAPELTDERAIAKAIVAYLKDKSFDVLLAGNFSVDNGAGQVAIRVAHQLDLPHIAAVTQLTIEGNQATGVREIDGDMQTVTATLPALFTAQQGLNEPRYPSLPNIMKAKKKPLTTLTLSDLGLSDEDAAARVERVEVTLPPKRQAGQKITGTADEQAEQLADILVKALR
- a CDS encoding acetyl-CoA C-acyltransferase, producing the protein MREAVIVSVARTPVGKAKRGVFRHTRVEDLGRHAVKAAVERAEGLDPAEIEDVVLGCAMPEGEQGLNVARIISLYSGLPQSVPAMTINRFCSSGLQAIAIAAERVMLGHAEVALAGGVETMSHVPMSGFKPSPHPDILLEMPDIYISMGHTAENVAKRFGVSREDQDRFAYESHQKAYAAQQAGKFDDEIVPVETKVWEIDEDGRPHEKAIRVTQDEGVRKDTTPEALATLRPAFSVGGTVTAGNASQMSDGAAAAVIMTAEKAQKLGLKPLATFKSFAVTGCDPAIMGIGPVGAIPKALKLAGLSLSDIDLFEINEAFASQCLQVIRSLDIDPSKVNVNGGAIALGHPLGCTGAKLTATLIHELRRRGGGYGVVSMCIGGGMGAAGVFEVHKP
- a CDS encoding (Fe-S)-binding protein, translated to MLLAINDIAFAAAVAYALYLFVTVVYRRYRYVMLGKPVALDPRPDFGEFFSQVFGQKKLFKDAKSGVMHFVMFYGFIVLQFGALDIIVKGLTLGHHIPYPAYETFSFTQEWVAILVLAATAYAAYRRYGERLKRLKRGFKPSIVLILIASLMICVLMDLSFERVWQQEPGAWWAPVSSLIASALWSVGPKGGEIGFYVFWWLHLMVLLTFLVYVPQSKHFHLMVAPINIWLHRKGAPGKLRPLNLEDENAESFGVGKVEDFERKQMIDFFACVECGRCTNSCPASNTGKPLSPMHLIVKMRDHLIEKGMAETGLKAFEPSFLLPKRDGLAHKMASGGEDLTFPENVVTDIEPTLHWQKEEWRLTEVDPRELSLIGDVITEEEIWACTTCRNCEDQCPVGNEHVDKIIDLRRYLVLMEGSMPKEAQRAMQNIERQGNPWGLSRKDRAQWMEGLDIPVPTVHENPDFEYLFFVGSMGSYDRRARKVTHAVVRLLHEAGVNFAVLGDEENGSGDTPRRLGNEMLFQQLAMENIATFQQYGVRKIVTACPHTFNTLKNEYPDFGLEGVEVYHHTQLLAKLVREGKLRPTHRLNERIVYHDACYLGRYNGVFDPPREILKSIPGVELVEMQRNRENAMCCGAGGGRMWIEENRGKRINLARTQQALATNPTVIGSACPYCLTMMEDGTKLTETDDRVKARDVAELLAASVFGEDLRQPTEDEEVQAG
- a CDS encoding 3-hydroxyacyl-CoA dehydrogenase/enoyl-CoA hydratase family protein, with amino-acid sequence MRQIRRAAVIGSGVMGAQIAAHLANVGIPSLLLDLVPQQLTPEEEKRGLTLSHPAVRNRLATEAIRRLQKLSPAPLFRAEDAKLITPGNLEDDLHRIAEVDWVIEVIVESLEPKRQLLERIEAYWRDGMIVSTNTSGISINAMVEGRSEAFRRHFLGTHFFNPPRYMKLLEVIPGRDTDPAIVEFMREFGTERLGKGVVLAKDTPNFIANRIGTYGLLVTFEEMQKGGFTIEEVDAITGPALGRPKSATFRTLDLVGIDTFVHVADNVRQNVANDEERRAFEVPAAIQKLVERGWLGEKSGQGFYKRVKANGKRQILVLDLDTFEYREQKNVSSSALEASKQAKGAAGKARALVQGGDRYAELAWNIVKRVLVYSAEKLGEIADTIQDIDAAMRWGFNWDLGPFELWDALGLVETAERMKAEGLVLPQWVEAWIAEGHQRFYESSEGRITMPVNGKPEPIHVPAGVIDLAALKKGGKVIAQNTGASLIDLGDGVACLEFHSQNNAIGPDILSMIEKSVAIAEKDFAGLVIANQGKNFCVGANLVLILMAAQEGDWDEIDLSIRQFHRAMLALRYSQVPVVAAPHRMTLGGGVEVCLASSRVLPAAETYFGLVEVGVGVIPGGGGCKETARRVAESVGPDDDLVPALGRMFQAIGTAKVSTSGAEALDMGWLRETDRVVYNDDLRISAAKAEVLRMAETGYRAPVKAKAIRVAGRDGKAALQMAARGMWNGGYITDYDLHVAYKLAHVLAGGDVPANSLVSEDYLLDLEREAFLSLCGEAKTIQRMQHMLATGKPLRN
- a CDS encoding acyl-CoA dehydrogenase family protein produces the protein MENKTIVKGGAFVIEELEPTAIVTPEGFTEEQKMIAETTKNFIESGVVPHHEEIESLNYELTVKLLRKAADLGLLSAEVPEAYGGLGLDKVSATLINEHVSRGGSFGLSFGAHTGIGTLPIVYFGNEEQKKKYLPKLATGEWIGAYCLTEPNSGSDALGARTTATLSEDGKYYILNGTKQYITNAGFADVFVVYAKVDGQHFSAFIVERTMPGVSFGPEEQKMGIKGSSTRQVILEDVKVPVENLLFEIGKGHQIAFNILNIGRFKLGAGALGGSKIALETSAKYANERKQFGKKLSEFPLIQRKLARMNTQIYALESVVYRTAGLLDAILETVDVTKPDSGVQSAKAIAEYAIECSINKVFGSEVLDFVVDEAVQIHGGAGFIKEYGVEQMYRDARINRIFEGTNEINRMLIPGTMLRRAMKGELPLFQKAQALQAELMQMVPGLTPPEGVLAEEKQLIENMKKVFLMVGGLAAQALQARVNDEQEILANLADIAIQAFAAESAYLRAMQQVASAGESQAALKIAMTRAFVQDAIAKVEQAAKESLAHVSQGDALKMQLSILKRLTRRSEVDVIALDRQIAERVIEAEGYVC
- a CDS encoding TetR/AcrR family transcriptional regulator, which produces MTSGLAEKRREKYEAILKAALKVFAEHGFFNSQVSKIAREAGVADGTIYLYFKNKEDILISLFREKLGSLVRKFHEHVHEDDRADDAIRKICELHFTELEKDVQLAKVTQLELRQSSRELHSEISNALKPYIQLIEDVLVRGIEQGIFRRDLDVKLTRLLIFGAMDEVVSSWLISGRRYSLSAQVDKTVDFFLRGLRA